Proteins from one Listeria innocua genomic window:
- the hemE gene encoding uroporphyrinogen decarboxylase: MTKITNDLFLKAARKEQVDRIPVWYMRQAGRSQPEYRKLKEKYSLFEITHQPEICAYVTKLPVDQYGVDAAILYKDIMTPLPGMGVDVEIKSGIGPVIHNPIRTFQDVEKLTIFKPEIEVPYVLDTIKLLADDMLDVPLIGFAGAPFTLASYMIEGGPSKNYHQTKSFMYREPEVWAILMEKLGRMTANYLIAQINAGASAVQLFDSWVGALSRADYAQYIRPVIEMIVKEVKAVHPTTPIIMQAVGASHLLAEWETMPLDVVGVDWRETITTARQKVPTKAIQGNLDPSTLLAPEKCIAETERILQEGILEPGYIFNLGHGVFPEVPPEMLKKLTKYIHERSEILLKKG, from the coding sequence ATGACAAAAATAACGAACGATTTATTTTTAAAAGCAGCGCGAAAAGAACAAGTGGACCGAATTCCGGTTTGGTACATGAGACAAGCAGGGAGATCTCAACCAGAATATCGTAAATTAAAAGAAAAATATTCGCTATTTGAAATTACTCATCAACCAGAAATATGTGCTTATGTTACTAAATTACCAGTAGATCAATACGGAGTCGATGCAGCAATTTTATATAAAGATATTATGACACCACTTCCGGGGATGGGAGTAGACGTAGAGATTAAGTCAGGCATTGGTCCAGTCATACATAATCCAATTAGAACTTTCCAAGATGTCGAGAAACTGACGATTTTTAAACCGGAAATTGAAGTGCCTTATGTGCTTGATACGATAAAATTACTAGCTGATGATATGTTAGATGTACCTTTAATTGGATTTGCTGGAGCACCTTTCACGCTTGCAAGTTATATGATAGAAGGTGGTCCATCGAAAAATTATCACCAAACAAAAAGTTTTATGTACCGTGAACCAGAAGTTTGGGCAATTTTAATGGAAAAACTTGGACGGATGACTGCGAATTATTTAATAGCGCAAATTAACGCCGGGGCTTCTGCTGTTCAATTGTTTGATTCTTGGGTAGGAGCACTTAGCCGTGCGGATTATGCGCAGTACATCCGACCTGTTATTGAAATGATTGTTAAAGAAGTGAAAGCTGTTCATCCAACAACACCGATTATTATGCAAGCGGTTGGGGCGAGTCATCTTTTAGCAGAGTGGGAAACAATGCCACTAGATGTAGTCGGTGTAGATTGGCGTGAAACGATTACAACTGCTAGACAAAAAGTACCAACAAAAGCAATTCAAGGAAATTTAGACCCATCCACACTTCTTGCACCAGAAAAATGTATCGCAGAAACGGAACGAATTTTGCAAGAAGGTATACTAGAACCAGGATACATTTTCAACTTAGGACACGGTGTTTTTCCAGAAGTACCACCAGAAATGCTAAAAAAATTAACTAAGTACATCCACGAAAGAAGCGAAATTCTATTAAAAAAAGGATGA
- a CDS encoding antibiotic biosynthesis monooxygenase family protein has protein sequence MKKVFITTGTEHYLRQLMENYIGENVTLLQNFSQSLLYQESTGEKLFQEGKEYRVLQSSGSLKGFGIVVFEYIQLRDEEIPIFLQMYQHASLHFSETPGLQSTKLTKAMNTNQFLIVSFWDSEVFFQEWKKTPLHKEITSIMKKNNTQVGFSHEDIYHYPEFSHDAK, from the coding sequence ATGAAAAAAGTATTTATCACAACTGGAACAGAACATTATCTTCGTCAACTAATGGAAAACTATATTGGCGAGAATGTGACACTTCTGCAAAACTTTTCGCAATCTCTTTTGTATCAAGAGTCAACTGGAGAAAAACTTTTCCAAGAAGGTAAAGAGTATCGAGTTTTACAAAGTAGTGGTTCTTTAAAAGGTTTTGGAATTGTTGTGTTTGAATATATTCAACTTCGCGATGAAGAGATTCCGATTTTCTTACAAATGTATCAACATGCTAGCTTACATTTTAGTGAAACACCTGGGTTACAAAGCACAAAACTTACCAAAGCGATGAATACAAATCAGTTTTTAATTGTTTCTTTTTGGGATTCCGAAGTTTTCTTTCAAGAATGGAAAAAAACTCCTTTACACAAAGAAATTACAAGCATCATGAAAAAAAATAATACGCAAGTTGGTTTCTCACATGAAGATATTTATCATTATCCAGAATTCTCACATGATGCTAAATAG
- a CDS encoding ABC transporter permease — MKMIFDSKALWKERFSAYTTEVMRYLRYMFNDHLLFVLIIGLGAGIFYYAGWVKTLEPSFPVIPLMVILLTASIAISPVATLLQKPDVVYLIVQEKAMDAYFSQAKIASFFMQLYVFVIVLGICMPMYVEVTGIPYSQFFTLFIVLALLKAWNIYFGFESMKLEDADTTWMFVRVIVNAILIYISLISAPFISIPLVLVVILASYYWIKKKTSKVTLRWEYLVDKEEARMNRFYRLVNLFTDVPHLRGTVRRRNYLDFLYQPIPYAKRKTFAYLFSRTFVRTNEYIGLYVRLTVIAVILLVFVQGFYLNIIFSLLFLYLTGFQFIPMLKHYDAQIMLRLYPIDDAYRHRSFIHFLRILLLGQAILFSLIGIAQNGTIGGMVILGINLAFVAIFTFLYAPIRMKKMYE, encoded by the coding sequence ATGAAGATGATATTTGACAGTAAAGCGCTCTGGAAGGAACGTTTTAGCGCTTATACTACAGAAGTAATGCGCTATCTCCGTTATATGTTTAATGATCATCTGCTGTTTGTTCTTATCATTGGGCTCGGTGCCGGTATTTTTTATTACGCAGGTTGGGTGAAAACGCTTGAGCCTAGTTTCCCAGTTATTCCGCTGATGGTTATTTTACTTACAGCTTCTATTGCAATTAGCCCAGTCGCAACGCTACTACAAAAACCGGACGTAGTTTACTTAATCGTTCAAGAAAAAGCAATGGATGCATATTTTTCTCAAGCAAAAATAGCCAGTTTCTTTATGCAATTGTATGTATTCGTAATCGTTCTCGGTATTTGTATGCCTATGTATGTAGAAGTGACAGGAATACCTTATAGCCAGTTCTTTACATTATTTATCGTGCTTGCTTTACTTAAAGCTTGGAATATTTATTTTGGCTTTGAAAGTATGAAATTGGAAGATGCTGATACAACATGGATGTTTGTTCGCGTTATTGTAAATGCTATTTTAATTTATATTTCGTTAATTTCTGCGCCTTTTATTTCGATTCCGCTTGTTCTAGTTGTAATTTTAGCGAGTTATTACTGGATTAAGAAGAAAACTTCTAAAGTGACGCTTAGATGGGAATATTTAGTAGATAAAGAAGAAGCGCGAATGAATCGTTTCTATCGTTTGGTTAATTTATTTACGGATGTACCACACTTACGAGGGACGGTTCGTAGACGGAACTATCTTGATTTCTTATATCAGCCAATTCCTTATGCGAAAAGAAAAACGTTTGCTTATTTGTTTAGCCGCACTTTTGTAAGAACGAATGAATACATCGGACTTTACGTTAGGCTCACTGTAATTGCTGTTATTCTGCTCGTTTTTGTGCAAGGATTTTATTTGAATATTATTTTTTCATTGTTATTCTTATATTTAACTGGCTTTCAATTTATCCCGATGCTAAAACATTATGATGCACAAATTATGTTACGTCTTTATCCGATTGATGATGCTTATCGCCACCGTAGTTTTATTCACTTTTTACGAATTTTACTACTTGGCCAAGCAATACTCTTTAGCCTTATTGGAATTGCCCAAAATGGAACAATCGGCGGGATGGTGATATTAGGAATAAATTTAGCTTTTGTAGCGATTTTTACTTTCCTTTATGCTCCAATCAGAATGAAAAAAATGTACGAATAA
- a CDS encoding ABC transporter ATP-binding protein, giving the protein MALVEVEHLTGGYTKRPVLKDISFAIEEKQIVGLIGLNGAGKSTTIKHITGLMHPKQGTIKINGHQLVEDTETYRKQFSYIPETPVLYEELTLKEHLELTGMAYGLSQEELQERMPPLLKEFRLEKKLNWFPAHFSKGMKQKVMIMSAFLIEPKLYIIDEPFVGLDPLGIQSLLNWMDEMRSEGASILMSTHILATAEKYCDTFIIIHQGEIRAEGTLKDLQTNFEMPGASLDEIYIQLTKEEEADEDDI; this is encoded by the coding sequence ATGGCTTTAGTAGAAGTAGAACACCTGACGGGCGGGTATACAAAGCGACCAGTCCTAAAAGATATTTCATTTGCGATTGAAGAAAAACAAATTGTTGGATTAATCGGCCTAAACGGAGCAGGAAAAAGTACAACCATTAAACACATAACTGGCTTAATGCATCCAAAACAAGGGACAATTAAAATCAACGGTCACCAATTAGTGGAAGATACAGAAACATATAGAAAGCAATTTTCTTATATCCCAGAAACCCCGGTATTATATGAAGAATTAACATTAAAAGAACATCTAGAATTAACCGGAATGGCTTATGGTCTTTCACAAGAAGAATTACAAGAAAGAATGCCCCCACTTTTAAAAGAATTTCGCTTAGAGAAAAAATTGAATTGGTTTCCAGCGCATTTTTCTAAAGGGATGAAACAGAAAGTAATGATTATGTCGGCTTTTTTAATTGAGCCTAAATTATATATTATTGACGAACCTTTTGTTGGGCTTGATCCACTTGGAATCCAGTCACTACTTAATTGGATGGATGAAATGCGAAGTGAGGGAGCAAGTATTTTAATGTCAACGCATATTTTGGCGACAGCTGAAAAATATTGCGATACTTTTATCATTATTCATCAAGGTGAAATTCGTGCAGAAGGTACTTTGAAAGATTTACAAACGAACTTTGAAATGCCAGGAGCTTCACTTGATGAAATTTACATCCAGTTGACAAAGGAAGAGGAAGCTGATGAAGATGATATTTGA
- a CDS encoding HIT family protein — protein sequence MDDCIFCKIVRGEIPSAKVYEDDEVYAFLDLGQVTEGHTLVIPKKHARNTFDLPEETAAELFRRVPKIARALKEALPLQGLNILNNNEEVAYQSVFHCHIHLIPRYSKSDDFGLKWKDNADWYTQERYQEIAELIAAKID from the coding sequence ATGGACGATTGCATTTTCTGCAAGATAGTTCGCGGTGAAATCCCTTCTGCCAAAGTGTATGAAGATGATGAAGTATACGCATTCCTTGATTTAGGACAAGTCACAGAAGGTCATACACTCGTAATTCCTAAAAAACATGCTAGGAACACATTCGATTTACCTGAAGAGACGGCTGCTGAATTATTCCGCCGCGTGCCAAAAATCGCGCGAGCTTTAAAAGAAGCTTTACCGCTACAGGGATTAAATATTTTAAATAATAATGAAGAAGTAGCTTACCAATCTGTTTTTCATTGTCATATCCATTTAATACCAAGGTATAGCAAATCAGACGACTTTGGGTTAAAATGGAAAGATAACGCAGACTGGTATACACAAGAACGTTACCAAGAAATTGCTGAACTTATTGCAGCAAAAATAGACTAA
- a CDS encoding YtxH domain-containing protein encodes MNKKSLIFGILAGGAIGAAASVLFAPKSGNELRKDIVAKSGEASVILKELAYNANELIQSVQVLGTEGSTLLKDVSSDIMESVSKWNEEMEPEKKRLKDEIKDMQKTISDLEKTLKKDNK; translated from the coding sequence ATGAATAAAAAATCACTTATTTTTGGTATTTTAGCTGGTGGGGCAATTGGAGCCGCAGCCTCGGTATTATTTGCTCCAAAATCCGGCAATGAACTTCGAAAAGATATTGTTGCTAAATCAGGTGAAGCAAGTGTCATTTTAAAAGAACTAGCATACAATGCAAATGAACTTATTCAATCTGTTCAAGTTCTTGGCACAGAAGGCTCAACACTACTTAAAGATGTTTCTTCAGACATTATGGAATCTGTTTCTAAGTGGAACGAGGAAATGGAACCTGAAAAGAAACGCTTAAAAGACGAAATTAAAGATATGCAAAAAACAATTTCTGATTTAGAAAAAACACTCAAAAAAGATAATAAATAA